In a genomic window of Nitrospirota bacterium:
- the tuf gene encoding elongation factor Tu (EF-Tu; promotes GTP-dependent binding of aminoacyl-tRNA to the A-site of ribosomes during protein biosynthesis; when the tRNA anticodon matches the mRNA codon, GTP hydrolysis results; the inactive EF-Tu-GDP leaves the ribosome and release of GDP is promoted by elongation factor Ts; many prokaryotes have two copies of the gene encoding EF-Tu), with product DVTGIVKLPDGVEMVMPGDNINVVIELISVIAMEKELRFAIREGGRTVGAGVVTEVIE from the coding sequence GGATGTCACAGGGATAGTAAAGCTTCCGGATGGGGTAGAGATGGTTATGCCTGGGGATAACATAAATGTTGTGATAGAGCTTATCTCTGTCATAGCAATGGAGAAAGAGCTCAGGTTTGCAATAAGGGAAGGCGGAAGAACAGTTGGCGCAGGAGTCGTTACAGAGGTTATAGAATAA
- the rpsJ gene encoding 30S ribosomal protein S10, whose product MMNQKIRIKLRAYDHRVLDQSVKEIVDTAQRTGARIGGPVPLPTKISKYTVLRSPHVDKKSREQFEIRTHKRLIDILDPTPQTVDALMKLELSAGVDVEIKL is encoded by the coding sequence ATAATGAACCAGAAGATAAGAATAAAGCTAAGGGCTTATGACCATAGGGTGCTTGACCAGTCCGTAAAGGAGATAGTGGATACTGCTCAGAGGACAGGTGCGCGGATTGGCGGACCAGTTCCGCTTCCGACAAAGATAAGTAAATACACGGTTCTCAGGTCTCCTCATGTGGATAAAAAGTCCCGCGAGCAGTTTGAGATAAGAACCCATAAAAGACTTATAGATATACTGGATCCAACGCCTCAGACAGTGGATGCCCTGATGAAGCTTGAGCTTTCGGCAGGCGTTGATGTGGAGATAAAGCTGTGA